Below is a window of Gossypium hirsutum isolate 1008001.06 chromosome A12, Gossypium_hirsutum_v2.1, whole genome shotgun sequence DNA.
TTTTTATAGTTGTCCTAGTGTTATGTTTCAAATCTGCCTAGGCTTTTGCATGTTACTTTTATCCTTACACTGGAGGTTTCTTCTTGTTTTATACAGCTACAAAGCTGGTGAGGTTGACACAAGATCAGACGAAAGTGCTGGCCTTCTTGTGCAATCCAGAAGGTAAGTTCTGCTTTACAAATGCTATCTGTTTCATATGCTGCACACTTACCCTTTTTTGAATTTAAACATGAATTTTCTTTGTTGTTGTGCCTCTGTGGTGCTGATTCATGTTCATCGGCAGCTTGGATAAGTTTTTTAATTAGATTCTGGAATTGGTCTTCATGCCAGTTTTTCATTGTATTATGGGTGTCTCTTAATGCGCACTCGTCTGTTTTTGTATTTGCATGTATTAGATTGGAGTGTCATCATACTCGATACCCTGAATTACTAAATTGTAGATTCAAAATCTGGAAGGATGATTGATCATAGATTGACTTTGAAGATCTCATAGTTTTTACCAATCATAGTTCCTTGTTCATGAATTTTTCTGTTCCCAGAAACTTTGAATCAAAGGTTTAGCTAATCCTTGGATACTATTTGTTTTATAGACtgtttatatattgcattatTGTATTGTTGATTTTTATGAATTTGGTTATCAAACTACAGCCTTTAGCATTTGAGTGTTGTTTCTTCTTGCAGGCAGGAGGTATTGCTGTTGGATAATGAGATTGCATTTAATGAGGCTATCATTGAAGAAAGAGAACAAGGAATCCAAGAAATTCAGCAGCAAATTGGTGAGGTGAATGAGATCTTCAAAGATTTAGCCGTGCTAGTTCATGAACAAGGAACTATGATTGgtaaaaaatttcatcatttgtaTTGAGTTCGCTATGATTTTTCTGACCTTCTGGGTCATGTTAAAAAGAGCTCCAAGTCAACCTATGCTGCAGATGACATTGGAACCCATATTGAAAATTCTCGGGCTGCAACTGTACAGGCAAAATCCCATCTTGTGAAAGCTGCAAAGACTCAGAGATCAAATTCTTCCCTGGTAAACATATATTCTTctgttgtaatttttattaattatacacAATCATGCGCCAGACGTAAAGTACCATCTTGAGAGATTGACACTTTCTTTATCCCTCTTTGATTGGAGTCGTGGGACATGGTATGGGGCTTCCTTTGGTGGGTCTAGGAATCATGATTGATTGTACACTTAAATTGACCAATGAACTGCCTATTTAAAACTGCCTTGTATAGTTGTTTTCACCAGTGAAAGATACCATCCACTATCCTTCCAAGGAATTAATGTCGTTACTCTCTTTGGACAGACCTGTTTGCTACTGGTGATATTTGCAATTGTGATTCTGATCGTGATCATAGTACTGGCAGCCTGATCAACAAGCTCATCCAATGTGTTTGAAGAACCATTTAGGTAGTGTTCGGAAAGTCACCTAGTTCGgtgtaattgtttgtaattacacAATGATGACATGTTTGGGTAACCATTGTAATTGATAAGTCTCACCAAATTGGGTGACCTTAAAGATCCTTAAGATCTTCTCGGGAAGAGGAGGGTGAACTTTTTGGTAATGCATTTGATCATGTTGTTTTGTGAGGATGATGTCTGACTGGAGTTTCACTAAAATTCTTAGTATATAGCATGTGGTTATCGGTCATTCATTATGATGTTTTTGTTTATCTTCGGGTAGGTTCTTTTTAGTGTAAGTTGTTTTTGGGTTTGTTGAGGCTGTGTTACAGCTTTCTTGCGTTGCGTGCTCCCTATTGTTTTCTTGAAATTTCGTGTAATAACCAGTTATAATTCTTTGTTTCTCAATATACATGCATATTACATAGTGCCTTCTGGTATTCTAGATTGATTTATTTCAAGCATTGTTGGGTTAAGCTGACATATAATTTTCTCAATAACTTAAATACCATTGACGTGAAGACATTATTGAACTCAGATGAAAAGAGGTCAAAATCTTTAAGAACAAATGTGCAAAATCTGTCTCCCAATAACGAAGTTTATGACGGAGAAACTGGTTGCTTCAAGTTTTGGATACCTTGGTACCTGACCAAAACATAGATGCGTATACAATTGAGAGAGTTGATAACAAGGCTGTAACAAAGGTTATAACAGATACAAATCCAGCATGTGCCTTCATTCCAGCAGGTATTTTCCATGCTACAGTTGCGCTTGTGGATTTAGCCTTCTCATTGGGTGGTGACATAAACAAACAACTCTGCTTATGTTGCTTTCCTTCCACACTGCATCTCATCAACATATCAGGTTCACCAATTTCAACAACAGAATAGCCACTTTCATCAAGGGGCTGCAAACATGGGAAAAAGAAAACGCCTGAACTTTCTAATCGACACTCCCTATACAAGTGCATTTTGCTAAGTGAATGAAAAAGATTAAACATTTCTAATGATAGTAAAATCTATTAAAAAGTAACTGAAACACAATCGTATTGAAAGGTGATTTTCCTCTCACCTGATATCGAGCATGTAGTGGAAGCAATAAGTTAAATTCCGTTCCATTATTCTGCATAAACAAGATGTTGGATCCAGCATCAATGTGGAATTCAACAGCAGATCGATTGGACTGAAATGAAGGCAATTCCAAGTTGGTGTCTCCAAAAACAGCTATATCTCTAAATGCTGCAACGAATAGAATTGCATATATCAAAAGGTTTGTGTTGTATCATAAGGGAAATCAATAGCTGGTTTACCCTTGTGCTTGTGAGGATTTTGTAGCTCAAACGGGTCAGCAAATACTCCAAGGGGTAGTCTTTGTATGACTATAACTTCACATAGATGAGCAGGCAATTTAGGAATGGAAGCTGCTCCAATCTGCAATCTGATAGACGAAGATAAATGACGATGAGAACCTTCACCGATCAGAGAGAGCTCTCTAACTGATAGTCTCACACCAACATTCCAGTTATCGGGAATCCCTTGACACAAACTAGAAGAAAGTTGATGTGCCATAAAATCTTCAAAACTTGAATCATGCAGGCTctcataattttcaaaataagattTCATTATAAATTTCCCAGCATCTGAGTTTGTTTCGACCTGAAAACTAAGAATGTCAAATTCTTCGAAACTTGGCACAAGCAAGACAAACTTCATGCGTAGGACATGGTTACTCCGAGCAAAATGAAGAGTTCGAGTAACATACATGATGTCAACTAACCTCAGTTGTGGATGCGAAGACATGTATGCAAAAGACAGCACCAGAAAAGAACATCCACAATATTGCCAGTTTCAGATGAAAGCATAATCGATTACATTGTAGGGTTGACATCGAGTAACTGAATGCAAGACACAAAGTGGATGAGAAATTACATGAAAGTGTCATGATAataaaatttccatattaaattaAACGCTTTATATAAACAGGAATGAATTCTGGAAAGGTTGAAGCATAATTTAACAAATCTATCGATCTTGCAATAAATAAGGATAAGTTCCCATAGTTTAAAAATGTTTCTCTTTGTGAACAAGAACAATGATCTAAAAAACAAATTTTAGTTCTCTATTAACTACATCAATACCCCAATTCAAAACTTTACCAAAAGCTTACACACAGAGAGAGATTTGAATTACATAAAAAGAAGATGCAGACGCAAAGCATACAATCAGATTAATCATAACGAAAATAAACATGAGAGGCAAAAGGAGAGAGCTGACctaaaattttccttttattttccccaCTCAAAGCAATCAATCTCCACGCTCTTAGTGACTCAACTCGATCAATCTTGGAAGAGGAAGAGCAACCCAGATTACAGGACCAGGAAAGaacaatttttgaatttaaaaaagatGAAGATCTATATCAAATAGCATAGCTTTGGGCTAAAATAAGGCCCATATGCTCCGTAGCCCAGAACCCATAAACAAGGAAAAGCAGGAGAAttcaatttactattttaaatattgCAAATAAGACCCAAAAACCCAAATCAACACCTTCCGAGTTCCAAGCATGTGAACAGAGTTTGAGAACTGAACTGTAAATCTAGCATTCGAGAAAGGtagtttcttttttcctttttcatccAAAACAAggtaaaaacaagaaaaatgaataGTTCATCACCAGCGAATTCATCAATATCAACTACAGCAATCGTTGGAGGAGGAGGAGCAAGTGGTCGTACTAATGCTGCTTTGGAGGATTCCCATTTCCCTTCTGATCTTATATCCATTCAAGACCGCAAAGATGAGGCCATGCTCGGtttgtttctttcttctcttttggttttcttcctttttcttcggAGTTGGAATAATATGCATTTATTAGTGTAAAGTTTGTGCTTTTTAGTCATTAGGGTGATTTTATTTCTGCATTAACacttagggtttaattatgtttgtGGGATTTTTTCTGGGTTTTATTGTATGTCTTTAGTATTGGAAGATTATGGTCTTGTTGTATGAGGCTTTGAGTGgataaatttgggtttttgacatcaaaataatgaaatatatgataCTAAAGTTGATGTCTTCTTTTCAGTTTCATTATTCTTACAGACATTATATTCAATGGGTTGATTTATTTGGTTTATGCTTGTAAGTTTCTTGAGATTGTATTGGAGGATTACTTTGAAAACTTATTAGATTGTTTTcaggtttgattttaattgtttttaacattaattttgcTTTGATAAGTCCTAACACAATGGAAAGAATGTGAAGAGAAAATTCTTAGGTCCATCTTTATGCTTTCTATATGTGAAAATTTACTTGCCAAGTTACTGTTGCTGCCTACTGCTTATTCTATAGGTCCTCTCAGTGAAAATTCTTATTGCTTCTGCATTGCAGTTTTAAAATCTGATTTGATGGCTGCACTCAATGAAGAGGTTAAATCATTGGATGAAGATAACTGGAAGTTTGAAGGTCCTCGTTCCCGCATCCACCTGATATCAAGACCAGGTTAATCCTTCAATTCATTTCACACCAATTTGCGTTCTCAATTTTGTTACTTCCTGTATATCAAATATAAGTCCTGTTATAACGCGAGCCCTGCAAACTTCAAGTTTGCTTAATGCGTGGATCATTTGATTCATTTTCCAGTTGTGGTTTCCCTCTTTCAAGGTCCTACATTAACCTGACCATACCTTACCTTTACTTACAGTTCCATTGTTCTCATTATTTGCCGTTCTGTTCTCTATTCTTTGTTGTAGATCAGATCCGGTTTGCCAGTAAAAAGGAAGTGATAAAAGGAACTTAAATGCCTTGAAAAAATAGTTGTTTGTCCACATACCAAACTCTTCTTGGCTTCAATATGTATGTCTTTCTAGCTTCCTGTATTTTTGTGGAGTTGTATTTATTGATTCGATGTTATGGATTCCACCAGGTGGGTTTCTACAGAAGCAGATGGAGTTTACAAAAAACTGTAGCACAGCCCCGAAAAAATGATTTCAGATTTCCTGAGACTGGACCTTACAGCTAAGAGATTGGCTTTACTCAGACAACTTCATTATATCTGTATATTGCTGAATTTCACTATGAAATCATGCACACATGTGAAGAATTACAAGTATTTCCTTCTGACTGTTATTGTTAAACAAGACAGTTTTGCCTTTCCATTTTTGAGATTTTAATAT
It encodes the following:
- the LOC107946762 gene encoding phosphatidylinositol-glycan biosynthesis class X protein isoform X2 — translated: MKSYFENYESLHDSSFEDFMAHQLSSSLCQGIPDNWNVGVRLSVRELSLIGEGSHRHLSSSIRLQIGAASIPKLPAHLCEVIVIQRLPLGVFADPFELQNPHKHKAFRDIAVFGDTNLELPSFQSNRSAVEFHIDAGSNILFMQNNGTEFNLLLPLHARYQPLDESGYSVVEIGEPDMLMRCSVEGKQHKQSCLFMSPPNEKAKSTSATVAWKIPAGMKAHAGFVSVITFVTALLSTLSIVYASMFWSGTKVSKT
- the LOC107946762 gene encoding phosphatidylinositol-glycan biosynthesis class X protein isoform X3, whose translation is MSSHPQLRLQIGAASIPKLPAHLCEVIVIQRLPLGVFADPFELQNPHKHKAFRDIAVFGDTNLELPSFQSNRSAVEFHIDAGSNILFMQNNGTEFNLLLPLHARYQPLDESGYSVVEIGEPDMLMRCSVEGKQHKQSCLFMSPPNEKAKSTSATVAWKIPAGMKAHAGFVSVITFVTALLSTLSIVYASMFWSGTKVSKT
- the LOC107946764 gene encoding protein SAMBA isoform X2 — its product is MNSSSPANSSISTTAIVGGGGASGRTNAALEDSHFPSDLISIQDRKDEAMLVLKSDLMAALNEEVKSLDEDNWKFEGPRSRIHLISRPDQIRFASKKEVIKGT
- the LOC107946764 gene encoding protein SAMBA isoform X3; translation: MNSSSPANSSISTTAIVGGGGASGRTNAALEDSHFPSDLISIQDRKDEAMLVLKSDLMAALNEEVKSLDEDNWKFEGPRSRIHLISRPDPVCQ
- the LOC107946762 gene encoding phosphatidylinositol-glycan biosynthesis class X protein isoform X1 is translated as MSTLQCNRLCFHLKLAILWMFFSGAVFCIHVFASTTEVETNSDAGKFIMKSYFENYESLHDSSFEDFMAHQLSSSLCQGIPDNWNVGVRLSVRELSLIGEGSHRHLSSSIRLQIGAASIPKLPAHLCEVIVIQRLPLGVFADPFELQNPHKHKAFRDIAVFGDTNLELPSFQSNRSAVEFHIDAGSNILFMQNNGTEFNLLLPLHARYQPLDESGYSVVEIGEPDMLMRCSVEGKQHKQSCLFMSPPNEKAKSTSATVAWKIPAGMKAHAGFVSVITFVTALLSTLSIVYASMFWSGTKVSKT
- the LOC107946764 gene encoding protein SAMBA isoform X1, which produces MNSSSPANSSISTTAIVGGGGASGRTNAALEDSHFPSDLISIQDRKDEAMLVLKSDLMAALNEEVKSLDEDNWKFEGPRSRIHLISRPGGFLQKQMEFTKNCSTAPKK